TTAACCCGTTTCAACCGCTTTAATTTTTCACCCACAGAGGACGTAATATGGCGACAATGGATCGAGAAACCTATGCCTCAATGTTTGGCCCGACAACTGGCGATCGTCTGCGCTTAGCGGATACCGCACTGATTATTGCCATTGAAAAAGACTTTACCCAGTACGGTGATGAAGTGAAATTTGGCGGCGGCAAGGTGATTCGCGATGGCATGGGCCAAAGTCAGGCTGAGCAAGCTTTGTGTGCCGATACCGTGATCACCAATGCCATTGTGATAGATTATTGGGGTATCGTAAAAGCGGATGTAGGGATTAAACATGGCCGCATTAGCGGTATTGGCAAAGCCGGCAACCCCGATACCCAAGATGATGTGAGCATTATCATTGGCCCCGGTACTGAAATTATAGCAGGTGAGGGGCAAATACTTACCGCCGGCGCGATTGATGCGCATATTCATTTTATCTGCCCGCAGCAGGTTGACGAAGCCTTGATGTCAGGTGTCACGACCATGATTGGTGGCGGCACAGGTCCTGCTACCGGCACCAATGCGACGACATGTACCCCCGGTCAATGGAATATTCAGAAAATGTTTCAGGCCACCGATGATATGCCGATGAATTTTGGCTTTTTAGCGAAAGGCAATGCTTC
The genomic region above belongs to Pseudomonadales bacterium and contains:
- a CDS encoding amidohydrolase family protein translates to MATMDRETYASMFGPTTGDRLRLADTALIIAIEKDFTQYGDEVKFGGGKVIRDGMGQSQAEQALCADTVITNAIVIDYWGIVKADVGIKHGRISGIGKAGNPDTQDDVSIIIGPGTEIIAGEGQILTAGAIDAHIHFICPQQVDEALMSGVTTMIGGGTGPATGTNATTCTPGQWNIQKMFQATDDMPMNFGFLAKGNAS